In the Lepus europaeus isolate LE1 chromosome 10, mLepTim1.pri, whole genome shotgun sequence genome, AAACAGGaagtgcctgcctcctgcccgCCCTGCTGTTCCAGGAACTCCAGAGGCAGGAAGCTCAGCCGGCTGTCCCTGGCGCCTGCGCCCGCTGGCCAGCGTTTTGCTGGTCGGCAGGTGGATCGCCCTTTGCTCCTAGCCTGGCAGGCAGGTCACCTGAGGCCTATTTGTGCAGGAAGTAGACGGGAGCCTCCTGTGgacacacagcccctccctcctgccacccctggggtccctctgccagccctgggcagggtgggggtgttgCGGCCAGTGCTGCTGTCAGTGGCAGGATCTAGTCACACATAGTATTTACTGAGCACCCAGGGTGTGCCTGCCCCAGGGGTGTCTGTTGACATCAATCAGGAGAGGCGTAGGGGGAGCCGCCTGGATCTTTCTGCCAGGGGTGAGAGCATTGTCTGAAGGGGGCGCACAGGGTCCCCCTGTCTGTCaggcctgggctccaggcctAGCCCTGTGGTAGAGGCCCGCCCAGGAGCCTGGGCGCCAGTTGGGCGGCCCCAGCTGGGGCCCCGCCCACGcactcctcctccacccccctccctgggccccaggacATTCCATTCATTCCGGGCTCACTGTGGCTGGCGCGGCCCAGCGGGCGGGGCGTGGGTGAGTGGGGAAGGCTGGAAGGACAGGCTTGGTGGGGACTGAGCTCCCCCGGCACCTCTGATACTGCTGGGTGGACtgcaggtgggagtgtgggggatGTGGGGAAAGTGGGGCCTTCGTGGGGGGGTAACAGGGGGGCCTGTACCTGCGGGTACCCCAAGAGAGTCTTGCTGTTCTGGCATctccccatcttcctcctcccccaccccacctgtggGTGGACTCCTGGGCCCTGTGTCCCCATGGCTTGGGCAAGGACTGAGCCCCGGTGCAGGTTCTGTGCAGAGGCCGGGTCACCTGGAGGGGTTGTCTGTTGGGGAGCAGGCCAGCTCGGCCTCCCTCCTGCCGAGAAGGCTTTGTTGGGCACCTTTTCTCTGAGCTCAGAGCAGGGTGCAGAGTGCGGGTGGGGACAGCCACAGCCTGTAGGGCGACTCGGGTGCCTGAGCAATGAAGGAGCAGCTTGGAAGAGTGGCCGGTCTGTGAGGAACAGGCAGCTGCTGCACTGAACACAGCTTCACTCAAAGCCTGCACGGGGTCTCTGCCCTCCTGGTCTGGCCCCACGTGGGCACCACGAGTGGAGCAGCCGACACCTAGATCCTAGTACGGTGATCCAGGAGCTGGGGGGAGGTTGTGATAACcagagagggtctgggggccggggtccccagagggagacagagtggcTCTCCCTGCCAGCTGCTCTTGGGATTCCCTGAGGCAGGTGGGAAGGGAGTGGCAGATCCTGCAGCCCACTCGCCCCATTCGTGGTCTGAACTCCAGGGCGCAGGCTCCCAGGACATGCATGCAGGGGTCTGGATTTGGAGCTGTTCAAAGCTCCCTGGAAGTCCCTCCTGGGATCCTGTCTCTGTGCCCCCACATCTGAGGCTCTGCCTGGGGTGCCGGGAGTGGGGCGAGGCAGGGTGAGGAGGGGTTGAGAAGACTTACTCTCTCCCCCGCTGGTTCTGCCATGGGAACAGGGGTCTGGAAGGGGGTCCAGGAGGCTCCGGGAGAGCTCTGcaggtggggcggggctggggcagggtgacTGGGAACAGAGGAGAGTGCCTGTGTGTTGACTGAGCTGGTCACAGCAGGCCTCGAGGACCAGCCGTGCTCGGGGTCAGCTGTAGACAGGTGTACAGCTCACCTGCTTGTGCCTCCAGGGCTTGTCTGTCCGCCGGGGCCTGTGCACTGGGGCAAGTTGCCTGGGGCCAAAGGGCCCCGGACCAACTGCCTGGAGCTTCTCGAAGAGCCACAGGGTGGGGAGCTGGGTTCCGCCCTGGGCTGTTGCCTTGGACCTGGAGGTGGAGGCTAGGCCTCGGCTTCCCAGGGTGTGGAGTCGAAGTGGCTCCACCCTGGTCACCAGGTAGACTGCACAGTGAAGGGCTGGGAAGTGGGTTTCCTGGAGCTCTCTGAGGtggaacaggtgtgtgtgtgtgaagggtgCTGGGTTCCCCGGCTCAGTCCGGGATCACGGCCCCCTGGCCTGTGTTCCAAGGCACCCTTTGGGCTGGGGCTCCCCTGACTCTTGCTTTTTTCCCACAGGCTGTCGGGGGCAATGGCACTGCAGCTCTGGGCCCTGACCCTCCTGGGCCTGGCGGGCATGGGGTCAAGCCTGCGGCCCGGCAGACTGGACGTCTTCCACAGTGAGACAGAGCTGAACCACCTGGCCGTGGACCAGGCCTCCGGCGTGGTGTACGTGGGGGCCGTGAACGCGCTCTACCAGCTGAGCGCCGACCTGCAGCTGGAGCAGAAGGCAAACACAGGCCCGGCCCTGGACAACAAGAAGTGCACACCTCCCATCGAGGCGAGCCAGTGCCACGAGGCCGTGCTGACCGACAACGTGAACCAGCTGCTGCTGCTCGACCCTCCCGGCAGGCGCCTGGTGGAGTGTGGCAGCCTCTTTAAGGGCATCTGTGCCCTGCGGGCCCTCAGCAACATCTCCACGCGCCTCTTCTATGAAGACAGCAGCGGCGAGAAGTCCTTTGTGGCCAGCAATGATGAGGGCGTGGCCACCGTGGGGCTGGTCAGCGCCACGGGCCCCGGTGGGGAGCGGGTGCTGTTTGTGGGCAAAGGCAACGGGCCGCACGACAACGGCATCATCGTGAGCACCCGCCTGCTGGACCGGGCCGAGGGCAGGGAGGCCTTCGAGGCCTACACGGACCACGCCACCTACAAGGCCGGCTACCTGTCCACCAGCACGCAGCAGTTCGTGGCGGCCTTCGAGGACGGCCCCTACGTCTTCTTCGTCTTCAACCAGCAGGACAAGCACCCAGCCCACAACCGCACGCTGCTGGCACGCATGTGCAAACAGGACCCGTTCTACTACTCCTACCTGGAGGTGGACCTGCAGTGCCACGACCCCAGCGACCCCCAGGCCCCCGCCTTTGGCACCTGTCTGGCGGCCTCCGTGGCCACGCCGGGCGCTGGCAGGGTGCTCTACGCTGTCTTCAGTCGGGATGGCCGAGGTGGCCAAGGAGGGCCCGGGGCAGGCCTGTGCCTCTTCCCGCTGGATGAGGTCCACACCAAGATGGAGGCCACCCGCAAGGCCTGCTACGCGGGCACACGGGAGGCGGGCCGCAGCGACCTGTTCTACAAGCCCTTCCATGGCGAGATCCAGTGTGGCAACCACGggctggtatgtgtgtgtgtggggtgtgtgtgcgccCTGTGCTGGGCGTGGgggcacagctgtgtgtgtgtgtgctctgtgctggGAATGGGGGcagatcagtgtgtgtgtgtgtgtgtgtgtgtcctgtgctgGGCATGGGGTcacaggtgtctgtgtgtgtgtgccctgtgttgGACGTGGGGGCACAGCTGTGTGTGGGGGGTATGTGTGTTTGTGCTCTGTGCTGGGCGTGGGGgcacagcagtgtgtgtgtgtgtgtgctctgtgcttGGTGTGggggcacagtgtgtgtgtgtgccctgtgctggGCATGGGGGcatggcagggtgtgtgtgtgtgtgtgcgccctgTGTTGGGCATGGGGgtacagcagtgtgtgtgtgtgtgtgtgctctgtgcttGGTGTGggggcacagtgtgtgtgtgtgctctgtgctgAGCATGGGGgcacagcagtgtgtgtgtgtgtgccctgtgcttGGTGTGggggcacagtgtgtgtgtgtgtgctttgtgtgtgCTGAGCATGGGGGcacggcagtgtgtgtgtgtgtgtgtgcgccctgTGCTGGGCATGGGGGcacggcagtgtgtgtgtgtgtgtgtgccctgtgctggGCGTGGGGGCACGgcagtgtgtgtgccctgtgctggGCGTGGGGGCACGgcagtgtgtgtgccctgtgctggGCATGGGGgcacagcagtgtgtgtgtgtgtgcgcaccctGTGCTGGGCATGGGGgtacagcagtgtgtgtgtgtgtgcgcgccctGTGCTGGGCATGGGGGCACggcagtgtgtgtctgtgtgtgtgtgtgcgccctgTGCTGGGCGTGGGGgcacagcagtgtgtgtgtgtgtgtgtgtgctctgtgctgAGCATGGGGGCAcagcagtttgtgtgtgtgtgtgcgccctgTGCTGGGCGTGGGGGcacggcagtgtgtgtgtgtgcgcgccctGTGCTGGGCATGGGGGcacggcagtgtgtgtgtgtgtgtgtgcgccctgTGCTGGGCGTGGGGGcacggcagtgtgtgtgtgtgtgcgcgccctGTGCTGGGCATGGGGgcacagcagtgtgtgtgtgtgtgtgctctgtgcttGGTGTGggggcacagtgtgtgtgtgtgtgctctgtgctgAGCATGGGGGCACAgcagtgtgtgtgccctgtgctggGCGTGGGGGcacggcagtgtgtgtgtgtgtgtgcgccctgTGCTGGGCATGGGGGcacggcagtgtgtgtgtgtgtgtgccctgtgctggGCGTGGGGgcacagcagtgtgtgtgtgtgtatgtaccctGTGCTGAGCATGGGGGcatggcagtgtgtgtgtgtgtgtgtgccctgtgctggGCATGGGGGTAcagcagtgtatgtgtgtgtgtgtgtgctctgtgcctGGTGTGGGGgtacagcagtgtgtgtgtgtgtgtgtgccctgtgttgGGCGTGGGGggacagcagtgtgtgtgtgtgtgtgtaccctgtGCTGGGCATGGGGgcacagcagtgtgtgtgtgtgtgtgtgcgccctgTGCTGGGCGTGGGGgcacagcagtgtgtgtgtgtgtgtgtgcgccctgTGTTGGGCGTGGGGgcacagcagtgtgtgtgtgtgtgtaccctgtGCTGGGCATGGGGGcacggcagtgtgtgtgtgtgtgtgtgagcgccctgtgctgggtgtgggggcacggcagtgtgtgtgtgtgtgcgcgccctGTGCTGGGCATGGGGGcacggcagtgtgtgtgtgtgtgtgtgtgcgccctgTGCTGGGCATGGGGgcacagcagtgtgtgtgtgtgtgtgccctgtgctggGTGTGGGAGCACggcagtgtgtgtctgtgtgtgtgtgtgccctgtgctggGCTTGGGGCACggcagtgtgtgtctgtgtgtgtgtgcgccctgTGCTGGGCGTGGGGGCACAGCAGTGGACATAGTCCCCGCTGTGGGAGCATTGTTCTTGGGGATGGGTCTGGGGGCCTCGTGCGCGGGGGGATCAGCGCCTGCCGTTGGCACCGTGTTCACAGGATGCCAGTAAGAACTTCCCATGTGGCTCGGAGCACCTGCCCTACCCCCTGGGCAGCCGGGATGGACTCAGGGCCACAGCTGTGCTGCAGCGCGGAGGCCTGAACCTGACGGCCGTGGCGGTGACCGCTGAGAACAACCACactgttgctttcctgggcacctCTGATGGCCGGATCCTCAAGGTGAGGCCCCAGGCTCGGGCAGGGCGTGTCCTGGAGGACCCCTCAGGGTACCAGCCCCCCCCATGCCCCTGCCTGTGTGCCCACAGGTGTACCTCGCCCCGGATGGCACCTCCACCGAGTATGGCTCCATCCTCGTGGAGATCAACAAGAGGATCAAGCAGGACCTGGTGCTGTCTGGGGATCTGGCCAGTCTATACGCCATGACACAGGACAAGGTATGCTGGACACAGCCCCGAGGCCGTCCCCCAGGCCACTGTGAGAGACTTCGGGCGAGCTGAGGAGGACAGGGCGAGGAGCCTCGGGCTGTGCCTGCCCGGGGCTGGGTTCCTGGGCCTGCCAGcagctgtctgcctgtctctgtcctgTGTCTCAGTGACGTCTCCTTGACCGGCCTCTGCCCAGGGTCAATGTCAGAGTGTGTGTCCCTCGTGGGACAACAGCAATGTGAGGGGTCCCTGAGCTCCCGGAGATGGCAGAAACCCCTACAGCTGGCCTTGGGAGGGCCTgggctggccagggagggcacCATGCCCGGGACCCCCGCCCCATCTGTGTTGTGAGCCATGAGTGGCCAATGGGCTGTGGCCATGTAGAGCCGAGTTAGTGTCCAAGGCTTTCGTGGCACAGAGACAAAGTGGGGTTGAGCTGGTGGTCCCATAaagggggcctgggggcttccGTGTGGCTGCCAGAGCCCCACTCACTTGCGTCCGTAGGTGTTCCGGCTCCCGGTGCAGGAGTGCCTGAGCTACTCTTTCTGTGCGCAGTGCCGCGACTCCCAAGACCCATACTGCGGCTGGTGTGTGATCGAGGGACGGTGAGCGCCTGGGCCTGGGTCCCCCAGTCCCTGTGCCCTGGgtcccccagcacctctgccTGGGCCTGGATGGCCACGGGCTGGGTCCCCTAGTTACCTGTGCCCTGGgtcccccagcacctgtgccctggTTCTGGATGGCCATGGGCCGGGTCCCCCAGCACTGTGCCCTGGTTCTGGATGGCCATGGGCCAGGTCCCCCAGCACTGTGCCCTGGTTCTGGATGGCCATGGGCCAGgtcccccagcacctgtgccctgagtcccccagcacctctgccTGGGCCTGGATGGCCACGGGCTGGGTCCCCTAGTTACCTGTGCCCTGGgtcccccagcacctgtgccctggTTCTGGATGGCCATGGGCCGGgtcccccagcacctgtgccctggTTCTGGATGGCCATGGGCCAGGTCCCCCAGCACTGTGCCCTGGTTCTGGATGGCCATGGGCCAGgtcccccagcacctgtgccctggTTCTGGATGGCCATGGACCAGgtcccccagcacctgtgccTGGGCCTGGAGGGTTGCAGGCCGGGTCCCCTAGTTACCTGTGCCCTGGgtcccccagcacctgtgccctggTTCTGGATGGCCATGGGCCGGgtcccccagcacctgtgccctggTTCTGGATGGCCATGGGCCaggtcccccagcacctgcgccTGGGCCTGGAGGGTTGCAGGCCGGGTCCCCCAGTACCTGTGCcctgggtcccctgcacctgtgccagGCCTGAACGGGCACAGGTGGGTCCCCAGGGACCAGGACTGAGGCTGCCCCTTGTTCTTGCAGGTGCACCAGGAGGGCTGAGTGCCCACGGGCCGAGGAGACCGGCCACTGGCTGTGGAGCTGGGACAAGTCCTGTGTGGCCATCACCGACGCCCAGCCGCAGAATATGAGCCGGCGGGCCCAGGGGGAGGTGCGTGGGggcagtgggggcggggcagtgcagaggcagggccaggggcaaCCCCCCAAGTCCCTTCTGTCCTGGGCGCTAGCTGCTAAGCCTGCAGGATGTGGGAGCTCATCCTTTTGTGGGGCCCCCGTGGCCCCTGCACCAGGGCAGTTAAGAGTGGGGCTCCTGTGTCCAGGCAGCCCAGGCCCCGTGTGGGAGGCGTTGCCACGGAGCCAGGTTGCAGACAGGCAGgatgcaggctggggtggggaggccgCTGGGCAGGGGGACCCAGGGTTAGCcacacggcccctccctcaggtgcaGCTGACTGTCAGCCCCCTCCCCGACTTGAGTGCAGACGACGAGCTGCTGTGCCTCTTCGGTGCGTCACCGCCACACCCTGCCCGCGTGGAAGGTGACACCGTCATCTGCAACTCCCCGAGCAGCATCCCCAGCACGAGGCCCGGCGAGGGTGAGGCCCCTCGGGCGTGGGTGGGCCCCCGGGTGCTGTGCCTGAAGCCCTCCCTGGCCTAGCACAGGCCTTCCAGGGAAGTGTGGGTTGTGGGTGGTAGGACCTGTGATAGGGGGCGTTCCTGTGTGCAGCCCCTCgtgccctccctgccctgtccagCCTGAGACAGGTCAGCTGCCCCTAGAGGCTGGGGCCCGGTCCTGTCTCCCGAGTGCTGGGGATTGTGGGGACACACTGACGCAGGCAGGGACCTAGCAAGCCTCCCGCCCAGACTCTACGGAGCCACAGCTCTGTGCTGGCAGACAGAGAGCAAAGCAGCGGGCCCTGGGGAGAAAGGCAAGCCCAGCCCTGAGATCTGATGGCGGCAGCAGGCCCAGCTGAGCCCACAGCTGAGCCGGGGTGGGGCCCCCGCCTGGACTCGCCTGCAGGCCTGCAGACCAGGGTGACCACACAAGGCCCTAAGGCTTAGGGACAGTGCTGTCCTCAGCCTCTGCTGGGGTgaggagctggccctggggaggcttCCTGTCCCCTGGCCCTGATCCCCCGCCTGCACCCTTAGACCACGTGGCCGTGACCATCCAGCTGCTCTTCAGACACGGCAACGTCTCCCTCACCTCCCACGAGTACCCGTTCTACGACTGCCGGGAGGCCATGAGCTTGGTGGAGAAGCTGCCGtgagccccgccccgcgcccgccccgcagtcccgccccgcgcccgccccggaGTCCCGCGCCCTccccggagccccgccccgcgcccgccccggagccccgccccgcgccctccccggagccccgccccgcgccctccccgcagtcccgccccgcgcccgccccggagccccgccccgcgccctccccgcagtcccgccccggagccccgccccgcgcccgccccggagccccgccccgcgccctccccggagtcccgccccgcgcccgccccggagccccgccccgcgccctccccggagccccgccccgcgccctccCCGCAGTCCCGCCCCGCAgtcccgccccgcgcccgccccggagccccgccccgcgccctccccggagccccgccccgcaCCCGCCCCGCAGTCCCGCCCCGCGCCCTccccggagccccgccccgcgccctccccggagccccgccccgccccggagccccgccccgcgccctccCCGCAGTCCCGCCCCGCGCCCTccccggagccccgccccgcgccctccCCGCAGTCCCGCCCCGCGCCCTCCCCCGGAgtcccgccccgcgcccgccccggagtcccgccccgcgcccgccccggcccctccaGCCCTGGCGCCCCTCACCAGCCTCTCCTCTAGGTGCATCTCCTGTGCGAGCAACCGCTGGACCTGCCAGTGGGACCTGCGCTACCACGAGTGCCGGGAGGCCTCGCCCAACCCCGAGGATGGCATCGTGCGCGCCCACATGGTGAGGGCGCGGGGCGCGGCCCAGGCCCGGGGGGCGGTGGCCAGGTGCACGTCCTGCCAGCCCTGTTCTCTCCTAGGAGGACAACTGCCCACAGTTCCTGAACCCCAGTCCTCTGGTGGTCCCCATGAATCACGAGACGGCCGTGACCTTCCAGGGCAAGAACCTGGACACAGTGAAGGTGGGGGAGGTGCTCATGGGCTTGCTGAGGGCGGCCCACCCCTGTCCTCCCTGACTAGAGTCCAGCCATGAGGGAGAGTGTCCAGGAGGCGTGGGGCAGGGAGCGCGTCCGTGCCGTGGAAGCACTCGGGCACCGAAGCTGGGGCCGGGCTCCTGACTGTGCTGTCCACAGGGCTCCTCCCTGTACGTGGGCAGCGACCTGTTGAAGTTTGAGGAGCCGGTGACCATGCAGGAGCCAGGGATCTTCTTCTTTCAAACCCCGAAGGTATGGCTGCAGACCaggctgctgggcctgggggctcctgggggccctGACCTCCAGgagtgtgagggaggggctgtcgGGAAGCCCCGGGTCAGAGCCCAGACTCGGGGGTCCTGCCCTCGTCCCCTTCTCTGGAAGGTGCTCAGAGCGGCCAGCGTGTCTGTCACTCAGAGCCTCCCCCACCACTGGCTTCTGGCCCCTTGGATgcctccctctgctgccctcgCCTGTGAGCAGCCCCCACCCTTCTGGGTAAGGGCGGGGTGTGcagtgtgtccctgtgtgtcccccAGCTGTCCCACGATGCCAACGAgaccctgcccctgcacctgtacgTCAAGTCCTACGGCAAAAACATCGACAGCCGCCTGCAaggtgggtggggcctgggggcgggcggCAGGGTGCAGGGCGGCCTGGCTGACCGTCGCTCCCCTCTGCAGTGACCCTCTACAACTGCTCCTTCGGCCGCAGCGACTGCAGCCTGTGCCTGGCCGCCGATCCTGCCTACAGGTGTGTGTGGTGcggtgggcagggcaggtgcgTGTACGAGGCCCTGTGCAGCAATGCCACGTCCGAGTGCCCACCGCCCGTCATCACCAAGGTGAGCCTCGTGGCCCGGCCCTCTCCTACCCCTGGAGCTGCCTGCTGGAGCCCCCTGCCTCACCAGGTCCTTGCCCGCCCCAGATCCAGCCTGAGACAGGCCCTCTGGGCGGCGGCATCCGGGTCACCATCCACGGGTCAAACCTGGGCATCAGAGCAGACGACGTGCAGAGGGTCACCGTGGCTGGCCAGGACTGTGTCTTTGAGCCAGAACGGTACTCCGTGTCCACCCGGTGagtgtgtgctgcagccagtTGGCCAGGTcagcccccaccctggggtgctggggcctGCCGAGGGGGAGGGCGAGAGGCTGGGGAACAGAAGGGCAGTGCGTGCCTGCCGGGTTGGAGTGGGCGGCGTGGGAGGGGCCTGGTGACCCTCCTTGTCCTGCAGGATTGTGTGCGTGATTGGGGCAGCAGAGGCGCCCTGCACCGGGGGGGTGGAAGTGGACGTCAGCGGGAAGCTCGGCCATTCGCCTCCCAGCGTCCAGTTCACCTACCAGGTAAGCGCCTGGCcctcaggacttgggccagccttgcTGCTTGGAATCAcgggcagccctggcctctgtgctgccccagccctgacccacGTGCACCTTTGCccctgcagcagccccagcccctcagcgTCGAGCCCAGGCAGGGGCCGCAGGCAGGCGGCACCACGCTGACCATCAGCGGCTTGCACCTGGACACAGGCTCCGAAGAGGACGTGCGGGTGACCCTCAGTGACGTTCCTTGTAAAGTGTGGGTGTCACCGCAGCCGCCACGCCTGACTGGCCCTGCCTGCCGACAGGGTGGGGGCCCGGCCCTGCGTCTGCCCTGGCAGGGGCATCCCACTGACTGGCACCTCCCACCCCAGGATGAAGTTTGGGGCGCAGCTGCAGTGCGTCACCGGCCCCCAGGCGGCTCTGGGCGAGGTGCCCCTTGAGATCTCCTACGGGGGCTCCCTCGTGCCCAGCCCCGGCGTCTCCTTCACCTACCGGGAGAACCCAGTGCTGCGGGCGTTTGAGCCGCTGCGGAGCTTTGTCAGGTGTGGCTggggccagccccaccccaccccagtggGAGAAGTCCACAGGAAACCCCACGCACCCCGACGGGCTTGCTCCCAGGATCGAGGCGGGCAGTCTCGGCAGGGTCCTCGCTGGGCCCtgtgagccccctccccccagcctgtgACTTAGTCACCTGGTCCCAGCATGCCCCAACCCGGCCACCTCTGCATACCCACACAGACCTGCCAGGGAGGGGGGGGAGCTGGTGGGGACACAGCCTGCAGGGTGCAGCCTGGAGCCGGCTAGGCACCTCCCCTACCTGGCCAGGCCTCAAGACACTGCCCTGTACCCTCCCCCAGTGGCGGCCGGAGCATCAACGTCACAGGGCacggcttcagtctgatccagaaGTTTGCCATGGTGGTCATCGCCGAGCCCCTGCAGTCCTGGAGACAGCGGCGGGAGGCCGGACCCCTACACCCCGTGACGGTCAGTCCTGGTGGGAGCCAAGGCTGAGTGCCAGTGCTGGCCAGCAGGGATGTCCTgggtgggcaggcagggtgtgtgCCGAGTGGACCGATGGCCCGGTCTGGCCCGCAGGTCACGGGCACGGAGTACGTGTTCCACAACGACACCAAGGTGGTGTTCCTGTCCCCGGCCGTGCCCGAGGAGCCCGAGGCCTACAACCTCACGGCGCTGATTCAGATGGACGGGCACCGTGCCCTGCTCAGGACGGAGGCCGGTGCCTTCGAGTACGTGGCCGACCCCACCTTCGAGAACTTCACAGGTGGCGTCAAGAAGCAGGTCAACAAGCTCATCCACGCCCGGGTAAGGAGAGCAGAGCCGGGGCCTGGGTGGCTGGTCAGgaatcccctgccttcccggtcACAATGACCTGGGGCCTGGGTGGCCGGTCAGGAACCCCCCCTCCAGTAACAATGACTCGGGACCTGGGTGGCTGGGTCAGGAACCGACCCCACTCCCAGTAACAGTGACTCGGGACCTGGGTGGCCGGGTCAGGAACCCAACCCTCCAATCCCCCCCCTTCATAATGATCTGGGGCCTGGGTGGCCGGGTCAGGAACCCCCCCTCCCGGTCACAATGACCCTGTCCCCCTGCCCAGGGCACCAACCTGAACAAGGCCATGACGCTGCATGAGGCCGAGGCCTTTGTGGGCGCCGAGCGCTGCGTCATGAAGACGCTGACCGAGACAGACCTGTACTGTGAACCCCCCGAGGTGCAGCCCCCGCCCAAGCGGCGGCAGAAGCGGGACACAGCGCACAACCTGCCCGAGTTCATTGTGCGtgaggggtgggcaggtgggcggggATCCTGGTGGAAGCCACGCCCGCCCTGAGCCTGCTCCTCCACGCAGGTGAAGTTCGGCTCCCGTGAGTGGGTGCTGGGCCGCGTGGAATACGACACGCGTGTGAGTGACGTGCCGCTCAGCCTCATCCTGCCGCTGGTCATGGTGCCCATGGTGGCCGTCATCGCCGTGTCCGTCTACTGCTACTGGTGAGCCCACTGCCCCGCGCAGGAGACTCCCCCGAGCCGGGCTCCCCGGCCCAGGCCCGCCAGCATCACGCGCCTGCCTTCCTGTGCCCGCAGGAGGAAGAGCCAGCAGGCCGAGCGCGAGTACGAAAAGATCCGGTCGCAGCTGGAGGGCCTGGAGGAGAGCGTGCGTGACCGCTGCAAGAAGGAGTTCACGGGTGGGGCTGCGGGCAGGGCCCCCGGggcgggcaggggccagggagggtGGCCGGGCGCCTCACCCTGCGTTCCCTGCAGACCTGATGATCGAGATGGAAGACCAGACCAACGACGTCCACGAGGCCGGCATCCCCGTGCTGGACT is a window encoding:
- the PLXNB2 gene encoding plexin-B2 isoform X1 — protein: MALQLWALTLLGLAGMGSSLRPGRLDVFHSETELNHLAVDQASGVVYVGAVNALYQLSADLQLEQKANTGPALDNKKCTPPIEASQCHEAVLTDNVNQLLLLDPPGRRLVECGSLFKGICALRALSNISTRLFYEDSSGEKSFVASNDEGVATVGLVSATGPGGERVLFVGKGNGPHDNGIIVSTRLLDRAEGREAFEAYTDHATYKAGYLSTSTQQFVAAFEDGPYVFFVFNQQDKHPAHNRTLLARMCKQDPFYYSYLEVDLQCHDPSDPQAPAFGTCLAASVATPGAGRVLYAVFSRDGRGGQGGPGAGLCLFPLDEVHTKMEATRKACYAGTREAGRSDLFYKPFHGEIQCGNHGLDASKNFPCGSEHLPYPLGSRDGLRATAVLQRGGLNLTAVAVTAENNHTVAFLGTSDGRILKVYLAPDGTSTEYGSILVEINKRIKQDLVLSGDLASLYAMTQDKVFRLPVQECLSYSFCAQCRDSQDPYCGWCVIEGRCTRRAECPRAEETGHWLWSWDKSCVAITDAQPQNMSRRAQGEVQLTVSPLPDLSADDELLCLFGASPPHPARVEGDTVICNSPSSIPSTRPGEDHVAVTIQLLFRHGNVSLTSHEYPFYDCREAMSLVEKLPCISCASNRWTCQWDLRYHECREASPNPEDGIVRAHMEDNCPQFLNPSPLVVPMNHETAVTFQGKNLDTVKGSSLYVGSDLLKFEEPVTMQEPGIFFFQTPKLSHDANETLPLHLYVKSYGKNIDSRLQVTLYNCSFGRSDCSLCLAADPAYRCVWCGGQGRCVYEALCSNATSECPPPVITKIQPETGPLGGGIRVTIHGSNLGIRADDVQRVTVAGQDCVFEPERYSVSTRIVCVIGAAEAPCTGGVEVDVSGKLGHSPPSVQFTYQQPQPLSVEPRQGPQAGGTTLTISGLHLDTGSEEDVRVTLSDVPCKVMKFGAQLQCVTGPQAALGEVPLEISYGGSLVPSPGVSFTYRENPVLRAFEPLRSFVSGGRSINVTGHGFSLIQKFAMVVIAEPLQSWRQRREAGPLHPVTVTGTEYVFHNDTKVVFLSPAVPEEPEAYNLTALIQMDGHRALLRTEAGAFEYVADPTFENFTGGVKKQVNKLIHARGTNLNKAMTLHEAEAFVGAERCVMKTLTETDLYCEPPEVQPPPKRRQKRDTAHNLPEFIVKFGSREWVLGRVEYDTRVSDVPLSLILPLVMVPMVAVIAVSVYCYWRKSQQAEREYEKIRSQLEGLEESVRDRCKKEFTDLMIEMEDQTNDVHEAGIPVLDYKTYTDRVFFLPSKDGDKDVMITGKLDIPESRRPAVEQALYQFSNLLNSKSFLINFIHTLENQREFSARAKVYFASLLTVALHGKLEYYTDIMRTLFLELMEQYVVAKNPKLMLRRSETVVERMLSNWMSICLYQYLKDSAGEPLYKLFKAIKHQVEKGPVDAVQKKAKYTLNDTGLLGDDVEYTPLTVSVIVQDEGVDAVPVKVLNCDTISQVKEKIIDQVYRTQPCSCWPKPDSVVLEWRPGSTAQILSDLDLTSQREGRWKRINTLMHYNVRDGATLILSKVGVSQQPEDSQQDLPGERHALLEEENRVWHLVRPAEEVDEGKCKRGSVKEKERTKAITEIYLTRLLSVKGTLQQFVDNFFQSVLAPRHAVPPAVKYFFDFLDEQAEKHDIKDEDTIHIWKTNSLPLRFWVNILKNPHFIFDVHVHEVVDASLSVIAQTFMDACTRTEHKLSRDSPSNKLLYAKEISTYKKMVEDYYKGIRQMVQVSDQDMNTHLAEISRAHTDSLNTLVALHQLYQYTHKYYDEIINALEEDPAAQKMQLAFRLQQVAAALENKVTDL